The proteins below are encoded in one region of Naumovozyma castellii chromosome 6, complete genome:
- the LAS17 gene encoding actin-binding protein LAS17 (ancestral locus Anc_6.81) — protein sequence MGLLNSQDKDIIKRALPKSSNKIIDITVARLYIAYPDTNKWTYTGLSGAIALVDDLVGNTFFLKMVDIEGHRGVIWDQELYVNFEYYQDRTFFHTFEMEDCFAGLLFVDLAEAAHFLKRIQKRSKYGSRKTLQNKNAIAMTKKVKKEQETKSVQGPRGEALIANQRQRYQYDQPDNAIPSTKHKAPPPPPPSAPTPEPNNEQNATSTPASPQPQQTPEQPTSPTTTHTKYKVPPLPAQFAPPPAGAHVPPPPSSSQNQSTTTNGNFPFPMPAGVPPPPSQNFPYPTPQAPGPPLPQQGQQFNQPYPPQNNGNPFFGQQQQQQHQFQNRPVTNLPMRGPSNSGRAVPPPPPLRRGGNAPPPPPHRHTTTQFQGGINPMIHPTQTGMNNNMQGGINPMIQPTQTGMNTNTQGRTVPPPPPARRGPAPPPPPRAARPAMQLPQQQIQQQQSNVPPGMSLPFQPQQQQQFSPPPQQQQQFQQQQGNLPPPPMTTFDMSSHNSSPNVTGQALPAPPSFPQQQQQQQSNIPVPPPMPQQTSIPVAPPPPPMGNSVPAPPPPSFLTNNAGAPPAPPPPPMMNNNNNAGAAAPPISEATGDPGRDALLASIRGAGGIGALKKVDKAQLDKPSVLLQEAKGEPVSVPSSNGGGPGPAGAGGPGGSLADALAAALNKRKNKVGGGDEDDGDDW from the coding sequence ATGGGATTACTAAATTCTCAAGATAAAGACATAATAAAGAGAGCGCTACCCAAATCTTCCAACAAGATTATAGACATAACGGTAGCAAGATTATACATTGCATACCCAGATACAAATAAATGGACGTACACGGGACTCTCCGGTGCAATTGCACTAGTGGATGACTTGGTAGGAAACACTTTCTTCCTCAAGATGGTCGATATTGAAGGTCATAGAGGCGTCATTTGGGATCAAGAATTGTACGTTAATTTCGAATATTATCAAGATAGAACTTTCTTTCATACTTTCGAGATGGAAGATTGCTTTGCTGGGTTATTGTTTGTCGATTTGGCGGAAGCTGCTCATTTCTTAAAAAGAATTCAGAAAAGATCCAAGTACGGGTCCAGAAAGACTTTACAGAATAAAAATGCTATTGCAATGACGAAAAAAGTGAAGAAAGAGCAAGAAACTAAATCTGTACAAGGTCCAAGGGGAGAAGCATTAATTGCCAACCAGAGACAGAGGTATCAATATGATCAACCTGATAATGCAATTCCAAGTACAAAACATAAAGCAcctccaccaccaccaccgtCAGCTCCTACACCAGAACCCaataatgaacaaaatgCAACTAGTACACCAGCATCACCACAACCGCAGCAAACTCCTGAGCAACCAACATCACCTACGACAACACATACAAAATATAAGGTACCTCCCCTACCTGCACAATTTGCACCACCACCTGCAGGTGCACATGTACCGCCAccaccatcatcatcacaaAATCAATCCACAACTACAAATGGTAATTTCCCATTTCCTATGCCTGCTGGTGTACCTCCTCCACCATCTCAAAATTTCCCATATCCAACTCCACAAGCTCCAGGTCCACCTCTACCCCAACAGGGACAACAATTTAATCAACCCTACCCTCCACAGAACAATGGTAATCCATTCTTTGgtcaacaacagcaacaacaacatcaattccaaaataGACCTGTTACAAACTTGCCCATGAGGGGGCCAAGTAACAGTGGCAGAGCTGTgccaccaccaccaccactAAGGCGTGGTGGTAACGCACCTCCACCTCCACCACATAGACATACTACCACACAATTCCAAGGAGGTATCAATCCAATGATACATCCAACTCAGACAGGGATGAACAATAACATGCAAGGAGGTATCAATCCAATGATACAACCCACTCAAACAGGAATGAACACCAACACGCAAGGAAGAACAGTGCCTCCACCTCCACCAGCAAGAAGAGGACCTGCTCCACCGCCACCACCTAGAGCAGCAAGGCCAGCTATGCAACTCCCTCAACAGCAAATACAGCAACAGCAATCTAACGTCCCACCTGGTATGAGTTTACCATTccaaccacaacaacaacaacaattctctccaccaccacaacaacaacagcaattccaacaacaacaaggAAATCTTCCACCACCCCCAATGACAACATTCGACATGTCTTCCCATAATTCAAGTCCAAACGTGACGGGCCAGGCTCTTCCAGCTCCCCCTAGCTTTCCccaacagcagcagcagcaacaatCGAACATACCTGTGCCTCCACCAATGCCACAGCAAACAAGTATCCCAGTTGCACCACCTCCACCACCAATGGGCAACTCAGTGCCTGCACCACCACCTCCATCATTCCTAACAAATAATGCAGGTGCCCCACCGGCAcctccaccaccaccaatgatgaataacaataataatgccGGAGCAGCAGCACCACCAATTTCAGAGGCTACAGGTGATCCTGGAAGAGACGCACTATTGGCATCCATTCGTGGTGCTGGGGGTATTGGAGCATTGAAAAAAGTAGATAAAGCGCAATTAGATAAACCATCTGTATTACTTCAAGAAGCCAAGGGTGAACCAGTATCCGTTCCATCTTCCAATGGAGGTGGTCCAGGACCTGCCGGTGCTGGAGGACCTGGAGGTTCATTAGCTGATGCCCTAGCCGCCGCATTGAATaagagaaagaataaaGTAGGAGGCggtgatgaggatgatggtgatgattggtag
- the RPS30B gene encoding 40S ribosomal protein eS30 (ancestral locus Anc_6.83) gives MAKVHGSLARAGKVKSQTPKVEKTEKPKKPKGRAYKRLLYTRRFVNVTLTNGKRKMNPSPNSA, from the exons ATG GCTAAAGTTCACGGTTCTCTAGCTCGTGCTGGTAAAGTTAAATCTCAAACTCCAAAGGTTGAAAAGACTGAAAAGCCAAAGAAGCCAAAGGGTCGTGCTTACAAGAGATTATTGTACACTAGAAGATTCGTTAACGTCACTTTGACTAACGGTAAGAGAAAGATGAACCCATCTCCAAACTCTGCTTAA
- the NCAS0F00410 gene encoding uncharacterized protein, which translates to MSFSTDSTSTRDELPLVENNSLDHPYMGFDKTAQDQIRDLARTLTQLSVAHPSESAIDQGSDVQSIYSTGLPGINPVYTNPDTPGYDEKLDPASDNFSSTAWVKNMANIAKSDPDFYKPYSLGCVWKNLSASGDSADVSYQATILNMPWKIITYVYRKVTPTREIDTFQILKSMDGILNPGELLVVLGRPGSGCTTLLKSISSNTHGFDISKDSIISYNGLTPKDIRRHYRGEVVYNAESDIHLPHLTVYQTLLTVARLKTPSNRIKDVTREDYANHLTQVTMATYGLLHTRDTKVGDDLVKGVSGGERKRVSIAEVSICGSKVQCWDNATRGLDSATALEFIRALKTQATILNTTATVAIYQCSQDTYDLFDKVCVLDDGYQLYYGPSDRAKKYFQDMGYVCPPRQTTADFLTSVTSPTERILNQDMLKNGKKIPQTPREMGEYWLESPDYQQLMQQIDAELSSNQDEQRDVIREAHIAKQSKRARPSSPYVVSYMMQVKYLLIRNYWRIKQRASVTIFQVVGNSVIAFILGSMFYKVQKKLILLHFISAVPLCFFAILFNAFSSLLEIFTLFEARPITEKHRTYSLYHPSADAFASVLSEVPAKLVTSVCFNIIYYFLVNFKRDAGIFFFYFLISIVSTFALSHLFRCNGSLSKTLPGAMVPASMLLLAISMYTGFAIPETKMLGWSKWIWYINPLAYLFESLMINEFHDRRFPCAQFIPAGPPYQNATGTERVCAAVGSVPGQDFVNGDIFLLESYGYQHKHKWRGFGVGMAFVVFFFFGYLILCEYNEGAKQRGEMLIFPQNIVRKMKKQGKLKGKHPNKDDIEAAASSMECNTTEKSILNSSSINYDDMESEVGLSKSEAIFHWRNLCYEIPIKKEIRHILNNIDGWVKPGTLTALMGASGAGKTTLLDCLAQRVTVGTITGDVFVNGCLRDESFPRSIGYCQQQDLHLKTSTVRESLRFSAYLRQPFDVPVEEKNKYVEEIIKTLEMETYADAVVGVPGEGLNVEQRKRLTIGVELAAKPKLLVFLDEPTSGLDSQTAWATCQLMKKLAQNGQAILCTIHQPSAILMQNFDRLLFLQKGGETVYFGDLGSGCQTMIDYFEKEGAEKCPPEANPAEWMLQIIGAAPGSHAIKDFHKAWRNSEEYKAVQKELDWMEQELPRRASETTPEEHKRFATSVWYQFKLVSVRLFQQYWRSPEYLWSKYLLTVFNETFIGFTFFKADRTMQGLQNQMLATFMFTVVFNPLLEQYLPGFVEQRGLYEARERPSRTFSWIAFILSQIVVEIPWNFVAGTIAYFIYYYAIGFYMNASAAGQLHERGALYWLLCTAFFVYIGSMAVAVISFIEIADTAGQLASLLFTMALSFCGVMVTPSALPRFWIFMYRISPLTYLIDAFLSVGIANVDVECASFEFVQFSPPPGMDCGTYMAPYIQMTGTGYLSDSSATDTCHFCQFSHTNDFLKSVGSDYSKRWRNWGIFICYIAINYIAAVSFYYLARVPKSTGEIKEQNQKTREGENLTGSSEDQQKVSA; encoded by the coding sequence atgtcaTTTAGTACAGACTCTACTTCAACCAGGGATGAACTTCCCTTGGttgaaaataattctttagATCACCCCTACATGGGGTTCGATAAGACAGCACAAGACCAGATCAGAGATTTGGCAAGAACACTAACTCAGCTAAGTGTTGCTCATCCATCAGAAAGCGCCATCGACCAGGGGTCTGATGTACAGTCGATATACTCAACGGGACTTCCTGGAATTAATCCGGTCTATACAAATCCAGATACTCCTGGCTATGACGAGAAATTGGATCCAGCAAGTGATAATTTCTCAAGTACAGCATGGGTGAAAAATATGGCTAACATTGCCAAATCTGATCCAGATTTTTATAAACCTTATTCCTTAGGTTGTGTTTGGAAAAATCTATCAGCTTCTGGTGATTCTGCCGATGTCTCTTATCAAGCTACTATCCTTAATATGCCATGGAAGATTATAACTTACGTTTATAGGAAAGTGACACCAACAAGAGAAATAGatactttccaaattttaaaatctATGGATGGAATTTTAAACCCAGGTGAATTATTAGTCGTGCTGGGTAGACCTGGTTCTGGTTGTACTACATTgttaaaatcaatatcttctaaTACACATGGATTCGATATTAGTAAGGACTCGATCATTTCTTATAATGGGTTAACTCCAAAGGATATTAGGAGACATTACCGTGGTGAAGTGGTTTATAATGCAGAGTCCGATATTCATTTACCTCATTTAACCGTTTATCAAACTTTATTAACTGTGGCAAGGTTAAAGACTCCCAGTAATAGAATTAAAGACGTCACCCGAGAAGATTACGCAAACCACCTTACTCAAGTAACAATGGCCACATATGGGTTGTTGCATACTAGGGATACAAAAGTTGGTGATGATCTCGTTAAAGGTGTCTCTGGTGGTGAACGTAAACGTGTCTCCATTGCTGAAGTGTCCATTTGCGGATCCAAAGTTCAATGTTGGGATAACGCTACGAGAGGTTTGGATTCTGCTACAGCTTTGGAATTTATTCGTGCTTTGAAAACACAGGCCACTATTTTAAATACTACTGCCACGGTAGCAATCTATCAATGTTCTCAGGATACTTACGATCTTTTTGATAAAGTTTGTGTCTTAGATGATGGGTATCAATTATATTATGGGCCCAGCGACAGGGCtaagaaatatttccaaGATATGGGGTACGTGTGCCCACCAAGACAAACCACGGCTGATTTCTTAACATCAGTAACATCTCCAAcagaaagaatattaaaCCAAGATATGTTAAAGAATGGTAAAAAAATTCCACAAACTCCAAGGGAGATGGGCGAATATTGGTTAGAATCTCCAGATTATCAACAATTAATGCAACAAATTGACGCagaattatcatcaaaCCAAGATGAACAGCGTGATGTCATCAGAGAAGCCCATATTGCCAAACAATCTAAGAGAGCAAGACCCTCTTCACCTTATGTCGTCAGTTATATGATGCAAGTGAAATACCTTTTAATTagaaattattggagaATAAAACAAAGAGCCAGTGTCACAATTTTTCAGGTGGTTGGTAATTCTGTCATTGCATTTATCCTAGGTTCCATGTTTTATAAAGTTCAAAAAAAGCTGATTCTTCTACATTTTATTTCCGCGGTGCCGCTATGTTTTTTTGCTATACTGTTCAATGCATTTTCGTCGCTAttagaaatatttacattATTTGAGGCAAGACCAATTACTGAAAAGCATAGAacatattcattatatcaTCCAAGTGCAGATGCATTTGCTTCAGTTCTTTCAGAAGTACCAGCTAAGTTGGTTACTTCTGTTTGCTTTAACATTATCTACTACTTCTTagttaatttcaaaagagaTGCCGgaatattcttcttttatttcCTGATCAGTATCGTATCCACTTTTGCATTATCACATTTATTTAGATGTAATGGATCTCTATCAAAGACCTTACCAGGTGCTATGGTTCCTGCATCCATGTTATTACTCGCCATTTCCATGTATACAGGGTTTGCCATTCCTGAGACAAAAATGTTAGGTTGGTCAAAATGGATTTGGTATATTAATCCATTGGCGTACCTTTTTGAATCATTAATGATTAATGAATTCCATGATAGAAGATTTCCCTGTGCTCAATTCATTCCTGCAGGTCCACCATACCAAAATGCAACAGGTACTGAGAGAGTTTGTGCTGCTGTTGGATCTGTTCCCGGTCAAGATTTTGTTAATGGggatattttcttattagAAAGTTATGGTTATCAACACAAGCATAAATGGCGTGGATTTGGTGTTGGTATGGCATTTGTGgtattcttcttctttggttaCTTAATTCTTTGTGAATATAATGAAGGTGCCAAACAAAGAGGTGAAATGCTAATCTTCCCTCAGAATATCGTgagaaagatgaaaaagCAAGGCAAGCTAAAGGGAAAACATCCTAATAaagatgatattgaagCGGCAGCAAGTTCTATGGAATGCAATACTACTGAAAAGAGtatattaaattcttcatctatAAATTATGATGACATGGAATCCGAAGTGGGtctttcaaaatcagaGGCTATTTTCCATTGGAGAAATTTATGTTATGAAATCCCaatcaagaaagaaataaggCATATCTTAAATAACATCGACGGTTGGGTAAAGCCAGGCACTCTTACTGCATTAATGGGGGCGTCTGGTGCTGGTAAGACTACTCTATTAGATTGTTTAGCTCAGAGAGTTACCGTGGGTACAATAACTGGTGATGTTTTTGTTAATGGCTGCTTGCGTGACGAATCGTTCCCAAGATCAATTGGATATTGTCAACAACAAGATCTACATTTGAAAACTTCAACAGTGAGAGAATCCTTAAGATTTTCTGCTTATCTACGTCAACCATTCGATGTTCCTGTTGAagagaaaaataaatatgtagaagaaattattaaaactTTGGAGATGGAAACTTACGCTGATGCTGTTGTTGGTGTCCCAGGTGAAGGGTTGAACGTTGAGCAAAGAAAGAGGTTAACTATCGGTGTGGAATTGGCTGCTAAACCGAAATTATTGGTTTTCCTCGATGAACCTACATCTGGTTTAGATTCGCAAACTGCTTGGGCAACATGtcaattaatgaaaaaattagCACAAAATGGACAAGCAATCCTCTGTACCATTCACCAACCTTCTGCTATATTAATGCAAAATTTTGATCGGttattatttcttcaaaaagGTGGTGAGACTGTTTATTTTGGTGATTTGGGTAGTGGTTGTCAAACTATGattgattattttgaaaaggaaggtGCTGAAAAATGCCCACCCGAGGCCAATCCAGCAGAGTGGATGTTGCAAATCATTGGTGCTGCCCCTGGTTCCCATGCCATAAAAGATTTTCATAAGGCTTGGAGAAACTCGGAAGAATATAAGGCTGTGCAAAAAGAATTGGATTGGATGGAGCAAGAGTTACCTAGGAGAGCAAGCGAAACCACACCAGAAGAACATAAACGATTTGCTACTAGTGTATGGTATCAATTCAAATTAGTCAGTGTACGTTTATTCCAGCAATATTGGAGATCTCCTGAATATCTTTGgtcaaaatatcttttaaCTGTCTTCAACGAAACCTTTATTGGTTTTACCTTTTTTAAAGCAGATAGGACTATGCAAGGCCTACAAAACCAAATGTTGGCCACCTTTATGTTCACTGTTGTTTTTAATCCACTATTAGAACAATATTTACCTGGTTTTGTTGAACAAAGAGGTTTATATGAGGCAAGGGAACGTCCATCAAGAACATTTTCTTGGATAGCTTTTATTCTTTCCcaaattgttgttgaaattCCATGGAACTTTGTAGCAGGTACCATTgcttattttatttattactATGCAATTGGTTTTTACATGAATGCCTCCGCTGCTGGTCAGTTACATGAAAGAGGTGCATTATACTGGTTATTATGTACTGCGTTCTTTGTTTATATTGGTTCTATGGCTGTAGCTGTTATTTCCTTCATCGAAATTGCTGATACTGCGGGTCAGTTGgcttcattattatttacaatGGCTTTATCCTTCTGTGGTGTCATGGTTACTCCTTCTGCGTTGCCCAGATTCTGGATCTTTATGTATAGAATTTCTCCTTTAACATATTTGATTGATGCATTTTTGTCTGTTGGTATTGCTAATGTTGATGTGGAATGCGCctcatttgaatttgttcaatttagTCCTCCACCGGGTATGGATTGTGGGACATATATGGCACCGTATATTCAAATGACGGGGACTGGATATTTATCTGATTCATCTGCGACAGATACATGTCATTTTTGCCAATTTTCGCACACCAAtgattttttgaaatcgGTTGGCTCAGATTATTCAAAGAGATGGAGAAATTGGggtatttttatttgttacATTGCCATAAATTACATTGCTGCTGTTTCATTCTACTATCTCGCAAGAGTTCCAAAGTCTACTGGTGAAATAAAAGAACAGAATCAGAAGACAAGGGAAGGGGAGAATTTAACAGGAAGTTCTGAAGATCAACAAAAAGTTTCTGCTTAG